One Xiphias gladius isolate SHS-SW01 ecotype Sanya breed wild chromosome 13, ASM1685928v1, whole genome shotgun sequence genomic window carries:
- the gtf3c3 gene encoding general transcription factor 3C polypeptide 3 isoform X1, giving the protein MSGFSAELIDYLEGRITFEEFDKRRDERRAKESGVLAEDVEDDAQPSTSAQIPGKIEEGVSPGVQLAFASMLGETPEPPSSEEEEDGEEEDSLSYVDDEDDEDYKAEEEEGEKAELGLAEKKQRRGGSGAGRRKKKEVEVEVEAEAEDLTVGDVFALEMELNRENKKMMKERRHRSKLPRALRGLMGEANIRYARGEKEDAILMCMEIIRQAPLAYEPFSTLAMIYEDDEDMDKALQFSLIAAHLNPSDCEEWIRLAEMSLEQDNIRQAIVCYTKAIKYDPTNVRYLWERSSLHMRLGEHKQCMDGYRRILSLLPLEDGEHFMQLSKDMAKSYYESNDLPSALSVVEEALARHPTLVSDDFINMAAELYIASHQYNKALQVLVQFAGIVLVRGESKSDLTVPTQEEKVAEKTTGEQEKTEEGAKTVEDIAAEENGAIKHVQVPDTVPVDLRAKLIVCLIHLRVYTPLESLLPSLMEQSPEEVGDLYLDVGEAYLEKGEYMSALPLLSALVISDKYNLAVVWLRHAECLKALGHMEAAAESYTKVVGMAPLHLEARLSLATLQQQLGRPECALKALESMYDSDTLSQDSSAAQKELKLLLHRSTLLKTQGQIQDYLDAMITMISMLLKVAMQRAKVCVRSVTMLGENHLRLVKVKDMLPEIADHVAAYLDNTGKTNVLSREDWWQLLVSCVLTLCEVQRYEEAELLVESAMEFYSFYDNKPRRKELEFFGLSATILDHNYYKAYNYIRLMLMENVDLPQLWNIFNQLTITSQHQRHHRFCLRLLLKHPDNHALCVLCGHNAMVSGSFKHALGQYVQAFQTHPKNPLHSLCVGLTFFHMASQKYVAKRHTLVLQGFSFLWQYVELRGECQESMYNLGRALHQMGLTHLAIHYYQKALTLPAQKLEGIADDQVDLRREIAFNLSLIYQASGNVEMARQLINTHCIV; this is encoded by the exons agcTTGAGCTATGTTGATGACGAAGATGATGAGGATTAcaaggcggaggaggaggagggggaaaaggCAGAGTTGGGGCTGgcagagaagaagcagaggcGAGGGGGGAGCGGAGcggggaggaggaagaagaaagaggtggaggtggaggtggaggcggAGGCGGAGGATCTGACGGTGGGAGACGTGTTCGCTCTGGAGATGGAGCTGAACCGGGAAAACAAGAAGATGATGAAG GAGAGGCGTCATCGCAGCAAGCTGCCCCGAGCTCTGAGAGGCCTGATGGGAGAAGCCAACATCCGTTACgccagaggagagaaagaggacgCCATCTTAATGTGTATGGAGATCATAAGACAGG ctcctctggcCTATGAGCCTTTCTCCACGTTGGCTATGATCTACGAGGATGATGAGGACATGGACAAAGCACTGCAGTTCAGTCTGATCGCTGCCCACCTTAACCCGTCAGACTGTGAGGAGTGGATCAGACTGGCTGAAATGTCTCTGGAGCAGGACAATATCCGACAAGCCATCGTCTGCTACACCAAAG ctaTCAAGTATGACCCAACCAATGTGCGCTACCTGTGGGAGCGCTCCAGCCTCCATATGCGTCTGGGTGAGCACAAGCAGTGCATGGACGGCTACCGCAGGATCCTGTCGCTGCTGCCGCTTGAGGACGGAGAGCACTTCATGCAGCTCTCCAAGGACATGGCCAA GAGTTACTATGAGAGTAATGACTTGCCCTCAGCTCTGAGTGTGGTAGAGGAAGCTCTGGCGCGACACCCCACCCTGGTCAGCGATGACTTCATCAACATGGCAGCTGAGCTCTATATTGCCAGCCACCAGTACAACAAGGCCTTGCAg GTCTTGGTCCAGTTTGCAGGTATTGTTTTGGTTAGGGGTGAATCCAAATCGGACTTGACAGTACCAACACAAGAAGAGAAAGTGGCAGAGAAGACGACTGGGGAACAGGAGAAGACTGAAGAAGGCGCAAAGACTGTAGAGGATATTGCAGCAGAGGAGAATG GTGCAATTAAACATGTACAGGTACCAGACACTGTCCCAGTGGACCTGAGAGCCAAGCTAATTGTTTGCCTCATACACCTACGCGTCTACACGCCCCTGGAG AGCCTGCTGCCATCGCTAATGGAGCAGAGTCCAGAGGAGGTTGGTGACTTGTACCTAGATGTAGGTGAAGCCTACCTGGAGAAGGGCGAGTACATGTCTGCTTTGCCTCTACTGTCTGCCCTTGTCATATCCGACAAGTACAACCTGGCTGTCGTCTGGCTCCGACACGCAG AATGTCTAAAGGCGCTGGGCCACAtggaggcagcagcagaaagCTACACAAAGGTGGTAGGGATGGCCCCGCTGCACCTGGAGGCCCGGCTCTCCCTGGCcaccctgcagcagcagctgggccGGCCAGAGTGTGCCCTCAAAGCCCTGGAGTCCATGTACGACAGCGACACACTGTCACAGGATTCGTCGGCTGCACAGAAG GAATTAAAGCTGCTTCTGCATCGTTCAACACTGCTGAAGACTCAGGGACAAATACAGGATTACCTGGATGCTATGATCACCATGATCTCCATGCTGCTAAAG gTGGCCATGCAGCGAGCTAAGGTTTGTGTACGCTCTGTAACCATGTTGGGTGAGAATCACCTGAGGCTGGTAAAGGTCAAAGACATGCTGCCAGAGATTGCTGACCATGTAGCTGCCTATCTGGACAACACTG GTAAAACCAACGTTCTGTCCAGAGAGGACTGGTGGCAGCTGCTGGTGAGCTGCGTACTGACGCTGTGTGAGGTGCAGCGCTATGAGGAGGCTGAGCTGCTTGTGGAGTCCGCCATGGAGTTCTACTCCTTTTATGACAACAAGCCCAGGAGAAAAGAACTGGAGTTCTTCGGCCTGTCTGCCACCATCTTGGACCACAACTACTACAAGGCCTACAACTATATCAG ATTAATGCTGATGGAAAATGTGGATCTACCTCAGCTTTGGAATATTTTCAACCAG TTGACGATAACCTCGCAGCACCAGCGTCACCATCGGTTCTGTCTACGTCTGCTGTTAAAACACCCTGACAACCACGCCTTGTGTGTCCTCTGTGGACACAACGCCATGGTGTCAGGAAGCTTCAAACATGCTCTGG GCCAGTATGTCCAGGCCTTCCAGACTCACCCTAAGAACCCACTCCACAGCCTATGTGTGGGTCTCACCTTCTTCCACATGGCATCTCAGAAGTATGTAGCCAAACGACATACACTGGTGCTGCAG ggctTCTCCTTCCTGTGGCAGTACGTGGAACTACGTGGAGAGTGTCAGGAGAGCATGTACAACCTGGGCAGAGCGCTGCACCAGATGGGTCTCACACATTTGGCCATACATTACTACCAGAAGGCACTTACACTGCCTGCACAGAAACTTGAG GGTATCGCTGACGATCAAGTGGATCTGAGAAGGGAGATCGCCTTCAACCTGTCACTCATTTACCAGGCCAGCGGGAACGTGGAGATGGCTCGCCAGCTCATCAACACTCACTGCATAGtttga